From the genome of Blautia hydrogenotrophica DSM 10507:
CTACTATACTCTCGACGGAACGATACCGGATGAAGATAGTAAGATTTATACTGGTCCTATCAAGCTCAAAGAGGGTGTCACAGTTCTGTATGCGTACGGCGTCAATAAGAAAGGAATCCCCGGCGATATTATCTACCGAAAATATGTATTGGAGCCTGAGGATTGACGCTAAGAGCATGGTATCTGGCGGGTAAAAGATTGTGAGAGAGGGAAAAGGAGACAGTCGGATGAAAATAACACTGGTTACAGTGGGCAAAATCAAAGAAAAGTATTTAAAAGATGCGGTTGCGGAGTACAGCAAGCGGCTGAATCGTTACTGCAAGTTGGAAATCGTGGAGGTGGCCGATGAGAAAACATTGGATGGAGCCAGCGAAGCAGTGGAAAATCAGATTCGGCAAAAGGAGGGGGAGAGAATCTCTAAATATCTGAGAGAAGATGCCTATGTGATCGCTCTGGCTATTGACGGAGAGATGCTGTCCTCCGAGAAATTTTCGGAAAAGATCGGAAGACTGGGGATTTCCGGTGTCAGCCATATCATCTTCGTCATTGGAGGCTCCATTGGACTGGACAAGGAGCTGCTAAAAAGAGCAGACTGCCGGCTGAGTTTTTCGAGGATGACCTTTCCCCATCAACTTATGAGGGTGATTCTCTTAGAGCAGATTTACCGGGGCTACCGAATTCTTTCTAACGAGCCCTATCACAAATAAATATGCCTAAAATTTCGGTGTCAAAGATTTTTGACATCGAAAAAACGTGCAAAAACATGCCATGTCAAGACCGTTTGATAGACAAATACTCTTTTTTGATTAAAATTTGAATTACAGGAGGCAGAAATGGAACTGGGGAAACAGATCAGGAGATACAGAAACGAAAGGTCCTTCTCTCAGGAAACTCTGGCTGAGAAAGTATACGTTTCTAGACAGACAATATCGAATTGGGAAAACGGCAAAAGCTATCCCGATGTCAACAGTCTCGTTTTACTCAGTGAAGCATTTGAAGTCTCCTTGGACAAATTAATCAAAGGAGATGTGGAAAACATGAAAGAACAGATCAACAGAGAAGATCAGCAGATCTTCAATTGCCTGAGTGTCATCTATACGGTGCTACTTCTGGCGGTGGCTGTCACGCCTTTGCCGTTGGTGGAGTTTTTATCTTATGCAGGTCTGGGGATATGGTTGGCCCTTTTAGGCGTGGCACTCTATGTCGCGAGACTTGTGGAGAAGAAAAAGAAAGAGATGGATGTTCAGACCTATAAGGAGATTGTAGCTTTTATGGAAGGCAAAAGTCTGAACGATATTGAAAAGGCTAGAGAAGAGGGGAAAAGACCTTACCAGAAAGCACTTTGGGCGCTCGCCGTGGGTGCCTTTACGTTGGCAGCTTCATTGCTGTTTATGAAACTTTTAGGGATGTAGAGAAAAGAAGGATAGGAGTGTTTGACATGGCAGAGAAACAATTTGAGAATGTTTATGTACAGAGAGAAAAAAGTGTGACGACGGAAAGAAAAGACATGAAAATATTTCGGATAATATCGCTGGTTGCACTTACGGTTTTCTGGATTGGATACGGTTATGCATTGTATAGAGACAACAGTGGAAATACCTCTTATTACTTGTCTCTGATTACGATTTTTTCTATTTTGAATGCAGATATTTTATTCACAAGAAAGAAGCTGCAAAACAAAGTACTGAACATCTATACGAAGATATTGGGGATTTTGTTTTGTGTATTGGCATTTTATTCTGTTATCTCTGTTATATTGAGTTAGGTAAATACTTAGAATAAATCGTTCTTGTTTAAATTTGAGGGCGAAGCCCACTTTAGCAACGAACAGAAAGGAGGCAGCTATGCCAGAGATTATTGAGATTACGGATTTTTTGGCACCGGAGCTGGATATCTATGCGAGATTCACAGAAGTACAACTATTGAACCGCCATGAGCCGGAAAAAGGAATTTTTATCGCCGAGAGTCCGAAGGTGATTGAGCGTGCTCTGAATGCAGGCTGCGTTCCCATTTCTTTTTTGGTGGAACAAAGACAGGTAGAGAGTCAGGAGCAGGAAAGGCTTTTTCGCCGCGGGAACGTACCGGTGTACACGGCACCGTTTCATGTGCTGACACAGCTTACCGGCTTTGCCCTCACACGGGGGATGCTGTGTGCGATGCGGCGACCAAAGCAGCCTTCTGTGGGGGAGATATGCGCCGGTGCGAGACGAATAGCAGTATTAGAAAATGTCGTGAATCCCACGAATGTGGGAGCGATATTCCGTTCTGCGGCTGCTTTGAATGTGGATGGTGTTTTGTTGACACAGGCGTGCAGCGATCCTTTGTACCGCCGGGCGATCCGGGTGAGTATGGGGACTGTCTTTCAGATACCATGGACTTTTTTGGACAAGCAGTTTTCCTGGCCTTTGCAGGGAATTGCGCATCTGCGTGAACTGGGATTTCAGACCGTGGCGATGGCATTGAGGGAAGATTCTCTGCGTGTTGACGATTCTAGACTGGTGGATGCACCGAGACTGGCCATTGTCCTCGGGACAGAAGGAGATGGATTGGCTTGCGAGACAATCGCGGCTTGTGATTATACCGTGTGTATTCCTATGTCCCATGGAGTAGATTCTTTGAATGTGGCAGCAGCCAGTTCAGTGGCGTTTTGGCAGCTCTGCGGTAGAAAATAGGGAGCGGATGTGTAGGAGATTTGAAAAATGGAGTTTAGAAATTATAAAAACGACAAGCAGATTGTAAAAGAAACCCAAAAACTTTACTATGAAGCATTCCCTAAGAAAGAACGATTACCGTTTTTCTTTCTGAAACATAAGGCAAGTCAGCAGGTAGCAGATCTGATTGGAGTTTATGATAACAGCCAGTTTGTGGGAATGTTGTACTGCGTGTACCATAAAGACATCGTATTTGTGTTTTATCTTGCTGTCGCGGCCGAAGGTAGAGGAAAGGGGTATGGGAGCAAGATTCTTGCAAAATTACGGCGAAGACTTGAAGGCAAAAGCATTGTGCTGAGTATTGAAGATGTAAATGAAGAGAGCGAAAATAATGTGCAGAGGAAAAAACGTAAAAAGTTTTATTTGTGTAACGGCTTTCGGGAAGCCGGATATAAGACAAAGGAAAATGGGGTTATCTATGAGTTCCTCTGCTGTGGAAAACAAGTGGAAGTCGAGGAGTATTGGGAGCTGCTGAAAAATTATCTGGGCAGTTTTCTTTATAATATATATGGGAAGAAAATAGTGAGCCGTTGGTAAAAGTAGATCATAAAAATTTTACATAAATTTTACATAAATATAGATAGAAAAAACTCCCTGAGAAGAGACGGACTTTTTGAGACATACTAATTGTGTCAAAAATTTACGAGAGAAGGGAGTTTTTTTATGATACAAGGACATTTGGCGATTGCGTCTGTTCCGATTCAAGAGTGGAAGACCGTCTATAATCCGTGCGAAGCTTTGTCTATCGGCACTATTTTTCCGGAATTAAACATGCCTTTTTTCAAGACGGACTCCATGGGAGCGGGTGGACAGCACAGTGTTTTGAAGGGATGTGCAGATATACCTGCAAGGGCAGGTGAGAATTCTGAAGGACAGCAGCAAGAGGCGATGATGAGACAGATTCAGGAGGTAAGTTTCATGGCAGATGATGTTCGTCTGTACATGGACACTCATCCAGAAGATCAAAAAGGGTTGGAGCTCTTACAAAATGTGTTGTCCAAGCGGAGTATGTTGATGGAGGAATTTGCTGAAAAGTTTTTTCCACTTACGACAGATTGTATGACGAAAATATTCGAGAGAAATCCTAAATCACATTGTTATTGTTGGAAAGAAGGGCCGATGCCCTGGGAAGGAGGCTGCGCGTAGATGTGGGTATATGAGAAGAGATTACAATATCCTATAAAAATATCAAAAACTTGTCCGAAGACTGCACAGTTGATTATCAGCCAGTACGGAGGTCCGGACGGGGAATTGTCGGCATCCATGAGATACCTGGCACAGAGATATACAATGCCTTTAAAAGAGGTGAGCGGCTTGCTCACGGATATAGGGACTGAAGAGTTGGCGCATATGGAGATGATCTGTGCCATGGTGTATCAACTGACGAAAAATCTTACGATTGAAGAGGCAAAAACTGCTGGATTCGATGCTTATTATATCGATCATACCACAGGACTTTGGCCACAGGCCGCTAGTGGACTTCCGTTTACTGCAAAGGAGTTTCAGTCTAAAGGTGATCCCATTACCGATTTGCATGAGGATTTGGCGGCGGAACAGAAAGCGCGCACGGTATATGACAATCTTTTAAGAATGATTCCAGACCCGGAAATTCGCGAGCCGTTGAAATTTTTGAGGACAAGAGAGATTATTCATTTTCAGAGGTTTGGAGAAGCGCTAGAAAGAATAAAAGAAAAAATATCGTCCAGAAATTTCTATTATTTTAATCCGGAATTCGACAAGGCAGAGGCTCAAAGAGCTGGATTTCCAAGTTTGGCTAAGAAAAATGAAAGGTTATAGTTTCCCTGAGATATTTGTTCCTAAATGTGATATTTTTGCTTTGAAATTTTGTGCAAATGGTGTAAAATAAAAGAGTATAACTGAGATAGGTATAAGAGGCAGTTGCCGCGGATGAGAGAAATCTTCCAGAAGAATTTATGAAGCAGGAGGGAATATACGTGACGACATATCAGGGAAAATCTATTTTGAAAGGAATTGCTATCGGAGAAATTTTCTTCTATCAGAAAGAAGAAAAAGAGATCAAACGCTACAAACCGGAAAATCTAGAGGCAGAACAGAAACGATATGAAAAAGCCCGGGATGAAGCGATCGGCCAGTTAGGAGAGTTGTATAAAAAGGCATGCCAAGAGGTAGGAGAAGTCAATGCTGCAGTCTTTGAGGTGCATGCTATGATGTTAGAGGACGACGATTTTAACGATGCGGTGCTCAACATGATCGCGACACAGGGAATCAATGCAGAATATGCGGTAGCGATGACAGGAGACAACTTTTCAAAGATGTTCTCTGAGATGGAGGACGAATATTTCAAAGCCAGAGCGGCGGACATCATCGACATCTCTAACCGAGTCGTCGCGGTGTTAGGAGGCAGCGGTTCCGGCAATTGTGAGTTGAATAAGCCGGTAATTTTGATTGCAGAGGACTTGGCTCCTAGTGAGACGGTTCAGTTGGACAAGAATATGCTTTTGGCTTTTGTGACAGAGCAAGGCTCTTCCAACTCCCATACGGCAATTCTGGCAAGAAGTATGAATATTCCGGCACTGATTGGAGTACCGATTCGAAAAGAGTGGAATGGCAGGATGGCTGTGGTCGACGGCTATACTGGTACTTTGTATTTGGACCCAGATGAAGAGACTCTGAAGGAATTGAAAAAGAGAAAACAGGCGGAAGACGAAGAGAGACAGCTCCTGCTGGAACTGAAGGGAAAAGAGGATGTCACGCTTGATGGAAAGCATATTAAGCTGTATGCAAATATTGGAAACATTTCAGATGTCGCAGCCGTTATGAAAAATGATGCGGAAGGTATCGGGTTGTTTCGCAGTGAGTTTCTCTATCTGGAAAAAGATCATTTTCCGACAGAGGAAGAGCAGTTCCAGGCTTACAAGACAGTTGCAGAGATGATGGCAGGAAAAAAAGTGATTATCCGTACACTGGATATCGGGGCAGATAAACAGGCAGAGTATTTTCATTTAGAGCATGAGGAGAACCCTGCCATGGGTTACCGGGCGATCAGAATCTGTCTCACTCAGCCAGAAATCTTTAAGACGCAGCTTCGTGCTCTGTTCCGGGCAAGCGCGTTTGGAAATATTGCCATTATGTATCCGATGATTATCTCGATAGAAGAGATTCACAAGATTAAGGAGATCGTCGAGGAAGTAAAGAGCGAATTAAGGGAACAGGGTGTCCAGTTCAGTGAGGTGGAGCAGGGAATCATGATTGAGACGCCGGCAGCAGCTGTGATGAGTGATGTTCTGGCGGAAGAAGTTGACTTTTTCAGTATTGGGACCAACGATCTGACACAGTACACGCTGGCAATTGACAGACAGAATGCAAAGCTGGACAGCTTTTATGACGCTCACCATCCTGCGATTCTTCGAATGATACAGACCGTGATTGACAATGGACACAGTAAAGGCTGTTGGGTTGGAATCTGTGGTGAGTTGGGAGCGGACACCGAGTTGACGGAGACGTTTTTGAAGATGGGAATCGATGAACTGTCGGTCTCTCCGACATTTGTTCTTCCAGTACGAAAGCTAATCCGCACTTCTAAGTGTTCTGGTTGAGTTTGGCAGAAAGTGAGAAGGTATGGACAGATTTTTTATTGAGCTGAATACACAGGAGCGTGTAGAGGAATACCTCCGTATTATGGGGAAGTATGAGGGTGATGTGAAGATTCTGGCAGGGGATTATGAGGTGGATGGAAAATCCGTATTGGGAATCTTTAGTCTGGATTTGTCTCATCCGGTAGAAATTATTCTGTATGCAGCGGATGAGGAGATTAAAAAAAGGTTAGAGAAATTTCGGGTATGAAAAGACAGCAGAGAATACCAATTCTCTGCTGTTTTTGTTGCAAAGGAAATTTCGTTCCCTATGCAATAAAAGCCCTCCGGGCAGGATGCACACACCGCAATGAGGAATTTCACCGCAAAGCGGTGTTGCGGCGGCGCGCAAAGTGAGCCTGCGTCCCCTCAAAATCGAGGGGCAGGGGAGCTGAAGTGGGCTTGTCCACTTTGTTCCTAGTGTCACAGGAAAGACCTTGTCACGCTGAAGCGTGAAAGCTCTTTCCTAATTGAAGGGGCATTAAAACTGCATTTGATAGTAATGTGCATAGATCCCGCCTCGCTTT
Proteins encoded in this window:
- the rlmH gene encoding 23S rRNA (pseudouridine(1915)-N(3))-methyltransferase RlmH; amino-acid sequence: MKITLVTVGKIKEKYLKDAVAEYSKRLNRYCKLEIVEVADEKTLDGASEAVENQIRQKEGERISKYLREDAYVIALAIDGEMLSSEKFSEKIGRLGISGVSHIIFVIGGSIGLDKELLKRADCRLSFSRMTFPHQLMRVILLEQIYRGYRILSNEPYHK
- a CDS encoding helix-turn-helix domain-containing protein, with protein sequence MELGKQIRRYRNERSFSQETLAEKVYVSRQTISNWENGKSYPDVNSLVLLSEAFEVSLDKLIKGDVENMKEQINREDQQIFNCLSVIYTVLLLAVAVTPLPLVEFLSYAGLGIWLALLGVALYVARLVEKKKKEMDVQTYKEIVAFMEGKSLNDIEKAREEGKRPYQKALWALAVGAFTLAASLLFMKLLGM
- a CDS encoding TrmH family RNA methyltransferase encodes the protein MPEIIEITDFLAPELDIYARFTEVQLLNRHEPEKGIFIAESPKVIERALNAGCVPISFLVEQRQVESQEQERLFRRGNVPVYTAPFHVLTQLTGFALTRGMLCAMRRPKQPSVGEICAGARRIAVLENVVNPTNVGAIFRSAAALNVDGVLLTQACSDPLYRRAIRVSMGTVFQIPWTFLDKQFSWPLQGIAHLRELGFQTVAMALREDSLRVDDSRLVDAPRLAIVLGTEGDGLACETIAACDYTVCIPMSHGVDSLNVAAASSVAFWQLCGRK
- a CDS encoding GNAT family N-acetyltransferase; the encoded protein is MEFRNYKNDKQIVKETQKLYYEAFPKKERLPFFFLKHKASQQVADLIGVYDNSQFVGMLYCVYHKDIVFVFYLAVAAEGRGKGYGSKILAKLRRRLEGKSIVLSIEDVNEESENNVQRKKRKKFYLCNGFREAGYKTKENGVIYEFLCCGKQVEVEEYWELLKNYLGSFLYNIYGKKIVSRW
- a CDS encoding spore coat protein CotJB; translated protein: MIQGHLAIASVPIQEWKTVYNPCEALSIGTIFPELNMPFFKTDSMGAGGQHSVLKGCADIPARAGENSEGQQQEAMMRQIQEVSFMADDVRLYMDTHPEDQKGLELLQNVLSKRSMLMEEFAEKFFPLTTDCMTKIFERNPKSHCYCWKEGPMPWEGGCA
- a CDS encoding manganese catalase family protein — translated: MWVYEKRLQYPIKISKTCPKTAQLIISQYGGPDGELSASMRYLAQRYTMPLKEVSGLLTDIGTEELAHMEMICAMVYQLTKNLTIEEAKTAGFDAYYIDHTTGLWPQAASGLPFTAKEFQSKGDPITDLHEDLAAEQKARTVYDNLLRMIPDPEIREPLKFLRTREIIHFQRFGEALERIKEKISSRNFYYFNPEFDKAEAQRAGFPSLAKKNERL
- the ptsP gene encoding phosphoenolpyruvate--protein phosphotransferase; this encodes MKQEGIYVTTYQGKSILKGIAIGEIFFYQKEEKEIKRYKPENLEAEQKRYEKARDEAIGQLGELYKKACQEVGEVNAAVFEVHAMMLEDDDFNDAVLNMIATQGINAEYAVAMTGDNFSKMFSEMEDEYFKARAADIIDISNRVVAVLGGSGSGNCELNKPVILIAEDLAPSETVQLDKNMLLAFVTEQGSSNSHTAILARSMNIPALIGVPIRKEWNGRMAVVDGYTGTLYLDPDEETLKELKKRKQAEDEERQLLLELKGKEDVTLDGKHIKLYANIGNISDVAAVMKNDAEGIGLFRSEFLYLEKDHFPTEEEQFQAYKTVAEMMAGKKVIIRTLDIGADKQAEYFHLEHEENPAMGYRAIRICLTQPEIFKTQLRALFRASAFGNIAIMYPMIISIEEIHKIKEIVEEVKSELREQGVQFSEVEQGIMIETPAAAVMSDVLAEEVDFFSIGTNDLTQYTLAIDRQNAKLDSFYDAHHPAILRMIQTVIDNGHSKGCWVGICGELGADTELTETFLKMGIDELSVSPTFVLPVRKLIRTSKCSG
- a CDS encoding HPr family phosphocarrier protein; the encoded protein is MDRFFIELNTQERVEEYLRIMGKYEGDVKILAGDYEVDGKSVLGIFSLDLSHPVEIILYAADEEIKKRLEKFRV